One Pecten maximus chromosome 7, xPecMax1.1, whole genome shotgun sequence genomic window carries:
- the LOC117330359 gene encoding pre-rRNA-processing protein TSR1 homolog isoform X1: protein MGVETQETHRSGQWKQQNKSHKHGKHRSKGQIERQSQGRVNVKTLSRRNKQQTRKNDRRHQAQQIRKQKRDEVLEKKRNRGSQGSPPHFVVILPLHKDIDCDAVLELLKQCDETAVVSKNEQGICHISVPRFKQRLSFFIPEYGNLHAILDAAKVADSLLCLLSPEGAADSVGEHCISCLYAQGLPAITFGVQGLKTLNAKKQNEAKKTIQRHIDKRFPTEKFHAIDLPQDALLVLRRITNHKLPPVFFRDNRPHMLAESIEFEIDSEESEVGTLKLSGYLRGRSLSANGLIHLPGWGDFQMLQIDAPNDPHPFNQKLAKDSRKQNGLDIEMEGEKEEVRVLEKADPRHQESLQSEVIPDPMEGEQTWPTDAELAEAEKQSKKKVMKKVPKGTSEYQSAWILDDDEDHVGASKAMLDDEEDEDEDEDDVDMEAEEEEDSDGDEEASGDEEFETLTMTENNDAERYDENMDMDEERSMFEKMKEEKLHVMFPDEVDTPMEKVARQRFARYRGLKSFRTTLWDPKENLPLDYARIFQFGNFKKTKKKVLTDDTDSGALPGWFITVHIANVPREFMESYKPGSPVVMFGLLQHEQKMSVSNYVIKRCGESRFPIKSKERLIFHAGFRRFSVCPIFSQHTNGNKHKFERFLYHNVATMATIYGPIMFPPSPVLVFKEMGTGAHELVATGSLSSVNPDRTVVKRVVLSGYPFKINKRTAVIRYMFFNREDIMWFKPVELRTKWGRRGNIRDSLGTHGHMKCVFDGQLKSQDTVLMNLYKRVFPKWTYNPYVRCPPTICDIGDVDDDDDEEEEEEEEEEEEEEEDGEDMQAYQMFE from the exons acaaatctcACAAACACGGAAAACATAGGAGTAAAGGTCAAATAGAAAGACAATCGCAAG GTAGAGTAAATGTCAAGACATTGTCAAGgagaaataaacaacaaactaGGAAGAATGACAGGAGACATCAG GCCCAGCAAATAAGAAAGCAAAAAAGAGACGAGGTGTTGGAGAAGAAGAGGAACAGGGGAAGTCAAGGATCACCTCCACATTTTGTG GTGATATTGCCACTCCATAAAGATATTGACTGTGATGCTGTTCTTGAACTGTTAAAACAATGTGATGAAACAGCAGTGGTTTCTAAAAACGAGCAAGGCATCTGTCATATCAG TGTGCCAAGGTTTAAACAACGGCTGTCATTCTTCATACCTGAGTATGGCAATCTACATGCCATCTTGGATGCAGCCAAAGTTGCAGACTCCTTGTTGTGTCTCCTGTCACCAGAGGGCGCTGCTGACAGTGTCGGTGAACACTGTATATCATGTCTATATGCACAGGGACTTCCCGCCATAACATTTGGTGTACAA GGTCTGAAGACGTTGAATGCGAAAAAGCAAAACGAAGCAAAGAAAACAATACAGAGACACATAGACAAAAG GTTTCCTACTGAGAAATTCCATGCCATAGATCTGCCCCAGGATGCTCTACTTGTACTGCGGAGAATCACCAATCACAAGCTACCCCCAGTCTTCTTCAGGGACAACAGGCCACATATGTTAGCAGAAAGCATTGAGTTTGAAATTGACAGTGAAGAG AGTGAAGTTGGGACACTAAAGCTGTCAGGGTACCTACGAGGACGGTCACTGTCAGCTAACGGTCTCATACACCTGCCAGGCTGGGGGGACTTCCAGATGTTACAGATAGATGCACCTAACGACCCTCATCCCTTCAATCAGAAACTAGCCAAAGATTCACGCAAACAGAATGGTCTG GATATTGAAATGGAGGGAGAGAAGGAGGAGGTGAGGGTTCTAGAGAAGGCTGATCCACGACATCAGGAGTCCCTACAAAGTGAGGTAATCCCAGACCCGATGGAGGGGGAGCAGACCTGGCCTACTGATGCTGAACTGGCTGAAG cTGAAAAACAGTCCAAAAAGAAGGTCATGAAGAAAGTACCCAAGGGGACATCAGAGTATCAGTCTGCCTGGATTTTGGATGACGACGAAGATCATGTG GGAGCATCCAAAGCCATGCTTGATGATGAAGAGGATGAAGATGAGGATGAAGATGATGTGGATATGGAAGCTGAGGAGGAGGAAGACTCGGATGGAGATGAAGAAGCATCTGGTGATGAGGAGTTTGAAact TTAACAATGACAGAAAATAATGATGCTGAGAGATATGATGAAAACATGGACATGGATGAGGAACGATCCAT GTTTGAGAAGATGAAGGAGGAAAAACTACATGTGATGTTCCCAGACGAGGTTGACACGCCTATGGAGAAGGTGGCCAGACAGAGGTTTGCAAG GTATCGTGGCCTGAAAAGCTTTAGGACCACATTGTGGGACCCCAAGGAAAACCTACCATTGGATTATGCTAGAATATTTCAGTTTGGAAACTTCAAAAAGACCAAGAAGAAAGTCTTAACTGATGACACTGACAGCGGGGCATTG CCTGGTTGGTTCATCACCGTGCATATAGCAAACGTTCCCAGGGAATTCATGG AATCCTACAAACCTGGGTCCCCTGTAGTGATGTTTGGACTGTTGCAACACGAacagaaaatgtctgtcagCAATTATGTCATCAAGCGTTGTGGAGAATCACGATTTCCAATCAAGTCCAAAGAGAGGCTCATATTTCACGCTGGTTTTCGGAGATTCTCTGTTTGTCCCATATTTTCACAACACACAAATGGAAATAAACATAAG TTTGAGAGATTTCTGTACCATAATGTGGCTACCATGGCAACAATCTATGGACCAATCATGTTCCCTCCATCACCAGTGCTTGTGTTCAAGGAGATGGGAACAG GCGCACATGAATTGGTGGCCACTGGTTCCCTGTCGTCGGTCAACCCTGACCGTACCGTGGTGAAGCGTGTTGTACTCAGTGGATATCCATTCAAAATCAACAAACGAACTGCCGTCATTAGATATATGTTCTTCAACAGAG AGGACATTATGTGGTTTAAGCCAGTTGAACTGCGGACAAAATGGGGAAGAAGAGGAAATATTCGTGACAGCCTTG GAACACATGGACACATGAAGTGCGTGTTTGACGGTCAGCTTAAGTCACAGGACACAGTACTTATGAACTTGTACAAGCGTGTGTTCCCAAAGTGGACATATAACCCTTATGTTAGATGTCCCCCAACCATCTGTGATATTggtgatgttgatgatgatgatgatgaggaggaggaggaggaggaggaggaggaggaggaggaggaggaggatggCGAGGATATGCAAGCCTACCAAATGTTTGAATGA
- the LOC117330359 gene encoding pre-rRNA-processing protein TSR1 homolog isoform X2 codes for MGVETQETHRSGQWKQQNKSHKHGKHRSKGQIERQSQGRVNVKTLSRRNKQQTRKNDRRHQAQQIRKQKRDEVLEKKRNRGSQGSPPHFVVILPLHKDIDCDAVLELLKQCDETAVVSKNEQGICHISVPRFKQRLSFFIPEYGNLHAILDAAKVADSLLCLLSPEGAADSVGEHCISCLYAQGLPAITFGVQGLKTLNAKKQNEAKKTIQRHIDKRFPTEKFHAIDLPQDALLVLRRITNHKLPPVFFRDNRPHMLAESIEFEIDSEESEVGTLKLSGYLRGRSLSANGLIHLPGWGDFQMLQIDAPNDPHPFNQKLAKDSRKQNGLDIEMEGEKEEVRVLEKADPRHQESLQSEVIPDPMEGEQTWPTDAELAEAEKQSKKKVMKKVPKGTSEYQSAWILDDDEDHVGASKAMLDDEEDEDEDEDDVDMEAEEEEDSDGDEEASGDEEFETLTMTENNDAERYDENMDMDEERSMFEKMKEEKLHVMFPDEVDTPMEKVARQRFARYRGLKSFRTTLWDPKENLPLDYARIFQFGNFKKTKKKVLTDDTDSGALPGWFITVHIANVPREFMESYKPGSPVVMFGLLQHEQKMSVSNYVIKRCGESRFPIKSKERLIFHAGFRRFSVCPIFSQHTNGNKHKFERFLYHNVATMATIYGPIMFPPSPVLVFKEMGTGAHELVATGSLSSVNPDRTVVKRVVLSGYPFKINKRTAVIRYMFFNREDIMWFKPVELRTKWGRRGNIRDSLGTHGHMKCVFDGQLKSQDTVLMNLYKRVFPKWTYNPYVRCPPTICDIGDVDDDDDEEEEEDGEDMQAYQMFE; via the exons acaaatctcACAAACACGGAAAACATAGGAGTAAAGGTCAAATAGAAAGACAATCGCAAG GTAGAGTAAATGTCAAGACATTGTCAAGgagaaataaacaacaaactaGGAAGAATGACAGGAGACATCAG GCCCAGCAAATAAGAAAGCAAAAAAGAGACGAGGTGTTGGAGAAGAAGAGGAACAGGGGAAGTCAAGGATCACCTCCACATTTTGTG GTGATATTGCCACTCCATAAAGATATTGACTGTGATGCTGTTCTTGAACTGTTAAAACAATGTGATGAAACAGCAGTGGTTTCTAAAAACGAGCAAGGCATCTGTCATATCAG TGTGCCAAGGTTTAAACAACGGCTGTCATTCTTCATACCTGAGTATGGCAATCTACATGCCATCTTGGATGCAGCCAAAGTTGCAGACTCCTTGTTGTGTCTCCTGTCACCAGAGGGCGCTGCTGACAGTGTCGGTGAACACTGTATATCATGTCTATATGCACAGGGACTTCCCGCCATAACATTTGGTGTACAA GGTCTGAAGACGTTGAATGCGAAAAAGCAAAACGAAGCAAAGAAAACAATACAGAGACACATAGACAAAAG GTTTCCTACTGAGAAATTCCATGCCATAGATCTGCCCCAGGATGCTCTACTTGTACTGCGGAGAATCACCAATCACAAGCTACCCCCAGTCTTCTTCAGGGACAACAGGCCACATATGTTAGCAGAAAGCATTGAGTTTGAAATTGACAGTGAAGAG AGTGAAGTTGGGACACTAAAGCTGTCAGGGTACCTACGAGGACGGTCACTGTCAGCTAACGGTCTCATACACCTGCCAGGCTGGGGGGACTTCCAGATGTTACAGATAGATGCACCTAACGACCCTCATCCCTTCAATCAGAAACTAGCCAAAGATTCACGCAAACAGAATGGTCTG GATATTGAAATGGAGGGAGAGAAGGAGGAGGTGAGGGTTCTAGAGAAGGCTGATCCACGACATCAGGAGTCCCTACAAAGTGAGGTAATCCCAGACCCGATGGAGGGGGAGCAGACCTGGCCTACTGATGCTGAACTGGCTGAAG cTGAAAAACAGTCCAAAAAGAAGGTCATGAAGAAAGTACCCAAGGGGACATCAGAGTATCAGTCTGCCTGGATTTTGGATGACGACGAAGATCATGTG GGAGCATCCAAAGCCATGCTTGATGATGAAGAGGATGAAGATGAGGATGAAGATGATGTGGATATGGAAGCTGAGGAGGAGGAAGACTCGGATGGAGATGAAGAAGCATCTGGTGATGAGGAGTTTGAAact TTAACAATGACAGAAAATAATGATGCTGAGAGATATGATGAAAACATGGACATGGATGAGGAACGATCCAT GTTTGAGAAGATGAAGGAGGAAAAACTACATGTGATGTTCCCAGACGAGGTTGACACGCCTATGGAGAAGGTGGCCAGACAGAGGTTTGCAAG GTATCGTGGCCTGAAAAGCTTTAGGACCACATTGTGGGACCCCAAGGAAAACCTACCATTGGATTATGCTAGAATATTTCAGTTTGGAAACTTCAAAAAGACCAAGAAGAAAGTCTTAACTGATGACACTGACAGCGGGGCATTG CCTGGTTGGTTCATCACCGTGCATATAGCAAACGTTCCCAGGGAATTCATGG AATCCTACAAACCTGGGTCCCCTGTAGTGATGTTTGGACTGTTGCAACACGAacagaaaatgtctgtcagCAATTATGTCATCAAGCGTTGTGGAGAATCACGATTTCCAATCAAGTCCAAAGAGAGGCTCATATTTCACGCTGGTTTTCGGAGATTCTCTGTTTGTCCCATATTTTCACAACACACAAATGGAAATAAACATAAG TTTGAGAGATTTCTGTACCATAATGTGGCTACCATGGCAACAATCTATGGACCAATCATGTTCCCTCCATCACCAGTGCTTGTGTTCAAGGAGATGGGAACAG GCGCACATGAATTGGTGGCCACTGGTTCCCTGTCGTCGGTCAACCCTGACCGTACCGTGGTGAAGCGTGTTGTACTCAGTGGATATCCATTCAAAATCAACAAACGAACTGCCGTCATTAGATATATGTTCTTCAACAGAG AGGACATTATGTGGTTTAAGCCAGTTGAACTGCGGACAAAATGGGGAAGAAGAGGAAATATTCGTGACAGCCTTG GAACACATGGACACATGAAGTGCGTGTTTGACGGTCAGCTTAAGTCACAGGACACAGTACTTATGAACTTGTACAAGCGTGTGTTCCCAAAGTGGACATATAACCCTTATGTTAGATGTCCCCCAACCATCTGTGATATTggtgatgttgatgatgatgatgat gaggaggaggaggaggatggCGAGGATATGCAAGCCTACCAAATGTTTGAATGA
- the LOC117330359 gene encoding pre-rRNA-processing protein TSR1 homolog isoform X3, translated as MGVETQETHRSGQWKQQNKSHKHGKHRSKGQIERQSQGRVNVKTLSRRNKQQTRKNDRRHQAQQIRKQKRDEVLEKKRNRGSQGSPPHFVVILPLHKDIDCDAVLELLKQCDETAVVSKNEQGICHISVPRFKQRLSFFIPEYGNLHAILDAAKVADSLLCLLSPEGAADSVGEHCISCLYAQGLPAITFGVQGLKTLNAKKQNEAKKTIQRHIDKRFPTEKFHAIDLPQDALLVLRRITNHKLPPVFFRDNRPHMLAESIEFEIDSEESEVGTLKLSGYLRGRSLSANGLIHLPGWGDFQMLQIDAPNDPHPFNQKLAKDSRKQNGLDIEMEGEKEEVRVLEKADPRHQESLQSEVIPDPMEGEQTWPTDAELAEAEKQSKKKVMKKVPKGTSEYQSAWILDDDEDHVGASKAMLDDEEDEDEDEDDVDMEAEEEEDSDGDEEASGDEEFETLTMTENNDAERYDENMDMDEERSMFEKMKEEKLHVMFPDEVDTPMEKVARQRFARYRGLKSFRTTLWDPKENLPLDYARIFQFGNFKKTKKKVLTDDTDSGALPGWFITVHIANVPREFMESYKPGSPVVMFGLLQHEQKMSVSNYVIKRCGESRFPIKSKERLIFHAGFRRFSVCPIFSQHTNGNKHKFERFLYHNVATMATIYGPIMFPPSPVLVFKEMGTGAHELVATGSLSSVNPDRTVVKRVVLSGYPFKINKRTAVIRYMFFNREDIMWFKPVELRTKWGRRGNIRDSLGTHGHMKCVFDGQLKSQDTVLMNLYKRVFPKWTYNPYVRCPPTICDIGDVDDDDEEEEEDGEDMQAYQMFE; from the exons acaaatctcACAAACACGGAAAACATAGGAGTAAAGGTCAAATAGAAAGACAATCGCAAG GTAGAGTAAATGTCAAGACATTGTCAAGgagaaataaacaacaaactaGGAAGAATGACAGGAGACATCAG GCCCAGCAAATAAGAAAGCAAAAAAGAGACGAGGTGTTGGAGAAGAAGAGGAACAGGGGAAGTCAAGGATCACCTCCACATTTTGTG GTGATATTGCCACTCCATAAAGATATTGACTGTGATGCTGTTCTTGAACTGTTAAAACAATGTGATGAAACAGCAGTGGTTTCTAAAAACGAGCAAGGCATCTGTCATATCAG TGTGCCAAGGTTTAAACAACGGCTGTCATTCTTCATACCTGAGTATGGCAATCTACATGCCATCTTGGATGCAGCCAAAGTTGCAGACTCCTTGTTGTGTCTCCTGTCACCAGAGGGCGCTGCTGACAGTGTCGGTGAACACTGTATATCATGTCTATATGCACAGGGACTTCCCGCCATAACATTTGGTGTACAA GGTCTGAAGACGTTGAATGCGAAAAAGCAAAACGAAGCAAAGAAAACAATACAGAGACACATAGACAAAAG GTTTCCTACTGAGAAATTCCATGCCATAGATCTGCCCCAGGATGCTCTACTTGTACTGCGGAGAATCACCAATCACAAGCTACCCCCAGTCTTCTTCAGGGACAACAGGCCACATATGTTAGCAGAAAGCATTGAGTTTGAAATTGACAGTGAAGAG AGTGAAGTTGGGACACTAAAGCTGTCAGGGTACCTACGAGGACGGTCACTGTCAGCTAACGGTCTCATACACCTGCCAGGCTGGGGGGACTTCCAGATGTTACAGATAGATGCACCTAACGACCCTCATCCCTTCAATCAGAAACTAGCCAAAGATTCACGCAAACAGAATGGTCTG GATATTGAAATGGAGGGAGAGAAGGAGGAGGTGAGGGTTCTAGAGAAGGCTGATCCACGACATCAGGAGTCCCTACAAAGTGAGGTAATCCCAGACCCGATGGAGGGGGAGCAGACCTGGCCTACTGATGCTGAACTGGCTGAAG cTGAAAAACAGTCCAAAAAGAAGGTCATGAAGAAAGTACCCAAGGGGACATCAGAGTATCAGTCTGCCTGGATTTTGGATGACGACGAAGATCATGTG GGAGCATCCAAAGCCATGCTTGATGATGAAGAGGATGAAGATGAGGATGAAGATGATGTGGATATGGAAGCTGAGGAGGAGGAAGACTCGGATGGAGATGAAGAAGCATCTGGTGATGAGGAGTTTGAAact TTAACAATGACAGAAAATAATGATGCTGAGAGATATGATGAAAACATGGACATGGATGAGGAACGATCCAT GTTTGAGAAGATGAAGGAGGAAAAACTACATGTGATGTTCCCAGACGAGGTTGACACGCCTATGGAGAAGGTGGCCAGACAGAGGTTTGCAAG GTATCGTGGCCTGAAAAGCTTTAGGACCACATTGTGGGACCCCAAGGAAAACCTACCATTGGATTATGCTAGAATATTTCAGTTTGGAAACTTCAAAAAGACCAAGAAGAAAGTCTTAACTGATGACACTGACAGCGGGGCATTG CCTGGTTGGTTCATCACCGTGCATATAGCAAACGTTCCCAGGGAATTCATGG AATCCTACAAACCTGGGTCCCCTGTAGTGATGTTTGGACTGTTGCAACACGAacagaaaatgtctgtcagCAATTATGTCATCAAGCGTTGTGGAGAATCACGATTTCCAATCAAGTCCAAAGAGAGGCTCATATTTCACGCTGGTTTTCGGAGATTCTCTGTTTGTCCCATATTTTCACAACACACAAATGGAAATAAACATAAG TTTGAGAGATTTCTGTACCATAATGTGGCTACCATGGCAACAATCTATGGACCAATCATGTTCCCTCCATCACCAGTGCTTGTGTTCAAGGAGATGGGAACAG GCGCACATGAATTGGTGGCCACTGGTTCCCTGTCGTCGGTCAACCCTGACCGTACCGTGGTGAAGCGTGTTGTACTCAGTGGATATCCATTCAAAATCAACAAACGAACTGCCGTCATTAGATATATGTTCTTCAACAGAG AGGACATTATGTGGTTTAAGCCAGTTGAACTGCGGACAAAATGGGGAAGAAGAGGAAATATTCGTGACAGCCTTG GAACACATGGACACATGAAGTGCGTGTTTGACGGTCAGCTTAAGTCACAGGACACAGTACTTATGAACTTGTACAAGCGTGTGTTCCCAAAGTGGACATATAACCCTTATGTTAGATGTCCCCCAACCATCTGTGATATTggtgatgttgatgatgatgat gaggaggaggaggaggatggCGAGGATATGCAAGCCTACCAAATGTTTGAATGA